Proteins encoded in a region of the Mycolicibacterium duvalii genome:
- a CDS encoding HAD family hydrolase produces MTTKRPAVLFDVDGTLVDSNYLHVGAWLRAFHDEGIPVAGWRIHRCIGMDGTTLVETLSDGAQSEVLDRLKDRHSEYYRQAASVLSPLPGARDLLRRVAERGLQVVLATSAPEDELQMLREVLDCDEVVAEVTSSQDVDIAKPRPDIVQVALDRAGVGAQDAVFIGDAVWDCEAAARAGVASIAVLSGGVSRAELYDAGAMDVFEDAADLLAKLDSTRIGELAARGSGSR; encoded by the coding sequence ATGACGACGAAGCGTCCGGCCGTGCTGTTCGACGTGGACGGCACGTTGGTGGACTCCAACTACCTGCACGTCGGCGCGTGGCTGCGGGCCTTTCACGACGAGGGGATACCCGTGGCCGGCTGGCGTATTCACCGCTGTATCGGCATGGACGGTACGACGCTGGTCGAAACGCTGAGCGACGGCGCGCAGTCCGAGGTGCTCGATCGTCTGAAGGACCGGCACAGTGAGTACTACCGGCAAGCCGCCTCCGTGCTGTCGCCGTTGCCCGGGGCCCGCGACCTGCTGCGCCGGGTCGCCGAGCGGGGCCTGCAGGTGGTGCTGGCCACGTCGGCCCCCGAGGACGAGTTGCAGATGCTGCGCGAGGTTCTCGACTGCGACGAGGTGGTCGCGGAGGTGACGTCGTCGCAGGATGTCGACATCGCCAAGCCCAGGCCCGACATCGTTCAGGTGGCGTTGGATCGCGCCGGGGTGGGGGCCCAGGATGCGGTCTTCATCGGGGACGCGGTGTGGGACTGCGAGGCCGCCGCTCGTGCCGGTGTCGCGTCCATCGCGGTCCTCAGCGGCGGAGTGTCGCGTGCCGAACTGTACGACGCCGGTGCGATGGACGTGTTCGAAGACGCCGCCGATCTCTTGGCCAAGCTCGACTCCACAAGAATCGGCGAGCTGGCGGCCCGGGGCTCCGGGAGCCGATGA
- a CDS encoding DNA polymerase domain-containing protein has protein sequence MGTGEQRAGVDLTNLDQELAAESGATKRDLVDYLDAVADRMVPVLAGRPLTVLRALRGRAPFMQKNVPKYTPEWVRTVTIWAESSHREIRYAVCDDRRTLLWLANQRAIEFHPALGLAEDLYRPTHLVLDLDPPGGADFRSVVRVAHLVRQALADSGLSGAVKTSGSRGVHIFVPIDDSAPVDDVAAATRALAARTEALDPSAATTAFIVEDRQGKVFVDATRAGGATVASAYSPRLRPGTPVSFPLSWSDLEQVTPADLTVRTAVDALAGRDPWTETMPAPQRLPDALIEHGRTIPVARVAAMHEGKRRARARRAGT, from the coding sequence ATGGGTACCGGGGAACAGCGCGCCGGGGTCGACCTGACCAACCTCGACCAGGAACTGGCCGCCGAATCCGGTGCCACCAAACGCGACCTGGTCGACTACCTCGACGCAGTCGCCGACCGCATGGTGCCCGTGCTGGCGGGGCGACCATTGACGGTGCTGCGCGCCTTGCGGGGACGGGCGCCGTTCATGCAGAAGAACGTTCCGAAGTACACCCCGGAATGGGTTCGCACGGTGACGATCTGGGCCGAGTCGTCGCACCGGGAGATCCGGTACGCCGTCTGTGACGATCGCCGTACCCTGCTGTGGCTGGCCAATCAGCGTGCCATCGAGTTCCATCCGGCGCTCGGCCTGGCCGAGGACCTCTACCGGCCCACGCACCTGGTACTCGATCTCGACCCGCCCGGCGGCGCCGACTTCCGCAGCGTCGTGCGGGTCGCTCACCTGGTTCGACAAGCGTTGGCCGACAGTGGGTTATCCGGTGCGGTGAAGACCAGCGGTTCGCGTGGTGTGCACATCTTCGTACCCATCGACGACAGCGCCCCGGTCGACGACGTCGCCGCGGCGACCCGTGCCCTCGCGGCGCGCACCGAAGCGTTGGATCCGTCGGCCGCCACGACGGCGTTCATCGTCGAGGATCGGCAGGGCAAGGTGTTCGTCGACGCCACCCGAGCCGGCGGGGCCACCGTCGCATCGGCCTACAGCCCGCGGCTGCGCCCGGGAACCCCGGTGTCGTTTCCGCTGTCCTGGTCGGATCTGGAGCAGGTGACCCCCGCAGACCTCACCGTCCGCACCGCCGTCGACGCGCTGGCCGGGCGCGACCCGTGGACCGAGACCATGCCCGCCCCGCAGCGCCTGCCCGACGCGCTGATCGAACACGGCAGAACCATTCCGGTGGCCCGGGTGGCCGCGATGCACGAGGGCAAACGCCGCGCCCGCGCCCGCCGTGCCGGCACCTAG
- a CDS encoding STAS domain-containing protein, producing MATPLDVGTERRADGTTVLTAVGELDMSNVAVFGDAIAAARAASDGAILLVDLSGVDYLDSGAINILFEHADAIELVVNPILLPVLTVSGLTGVATVRPAPET from the coding sequence ATGGCGACGCCTCTCGACGTCGGCACCGAGCGTCGCGCCGACGGCACCACCGTCCTGACGGCCGTCGGTGAGCTCGACATGAGCAACGTCGCCGTCTTCGGTGATGCGATCGCGGCCGCGCGGGCGGCCAGCGACGGCGCCATCCTGCTCGTCGACCTCAGCGGTGTCGACTACCTCGACAGCGGCGCGATCAACATTTTGTTCGAGCACGCTGACGCGATCGAACTCGTCGTCAACCCGATTCTGCTGCCTGTGCTGACCGTCAGCGGTCTCACCGGCGTCGCGACCGTGCGGCCCGCCCCGGAAACCTAG
- a CDS encoding SpoIIE family protein phosphatase: protein MAESRSETTIFDAGGAIGLDYAKVDWTATPLGQPQTWPQSLQTAVSILLSSRFPMWMGWGPELTFFCNDAYRRDSLGRKYPWALGRPASEVWAEIWADVVPRVEQVLSSEESTWDTELLLFVERSGYTEESYHTFSYSPLHDDSGDVVGLLCVVSEDTVQVIGERRMATLRDLGSDPSVVRTENEIMAFADRQLSQNLRDLPFTLTYLYAEDGSARLAGRSGVPDGHPIAVAELARDGDNLWPTAGAAAGESVLVELTADRYPDLPTGDWRKPPSRALVVPLLQQGDSPVGFLVAGLNRYRLLDDAYRGFVTLVAGHIAAGIGLARSYRSQQRRAEELAELDRAKTTFFSNISHEFRTPLTLILDPVAELRRAQDLDQGVRQELDVVWRNGLRLTKLVNTLLDFSRIEAGRTQANYAPVDLATMTAELAGVFRSAVERAGLALDVDCPPLGEPVYVDRDMWEKVVFNLLSNALKFTFDGSISVRVRRAGDAAVVVVSDTGTGVPAAEMPRLFERFHRIENAQARSHEGSGIGLALVKELVELHGGTIVAHSAESAGTTFTIRIPFGTAHLPDNAIAAAVGRRGAGVGADAYVEEALRWLPSGVGPPDPATEVPAPEDTAVGSAANNNDDGQPTRILIADDNADMRGYLTRLLRSDGYQVDAVLDGQQALDAVRTNAPDLVISDVMMPRVDGLALVAALRADRRTAAVPILLLSARAGQEASISGLEAGADDYVVKPFAAAELLARVRANVDLARLRDHHARWRTALVDSLQEAFFVVDTDGAVIEINNAFGHILGYDASGLPYRPEYPWWPSIDTDPEAHQRVAETLRSMQELPHGTVSAVPVNHRDGHRLWVATTFTRAHDPNTGRTVVVGTMRDVTAEHYLVQRETALSSLNQALAQADTLDEAVRAAARELQQVWQARRVLAITLPAAGSREDDDSAPPLICVGAPAQWDGLSEQTRQTVIALRDGELLAPEIAHAGSAGVALQHPRGVLVLYVELAEQRRFTDEDHTLLTVLAGRLGQGLHRVHQIDQQRETALALQHAILGPAVSSGFAVRYQPATRPLEVGGDWYDVVPLDDGRIAVVVGDCVGHGLDAATVMGQLRSACRALLLEHPSPARALAGLDRFAARLPGARCTTAFAGVLDPSTGDLVYSCAGHPPPILVGADRSTSLLDQARATPLGLTYAPERPEARTTMPARSTLLLYTDGLVERRRESIDAGIARATDVVQAHRSTALNELADIIMARLASQDGYRDDVALLLYRQPGPLELDIPAHVAELASSRAALREWLDRAGVGTEQSLDVLIAVGEAVANAIEHGHRDSPGGAVRLRAVALADQLHLTVADTGRWKVPAAVPSAHRGRGISLMRALMQEVTIDAQSAGTTVQMHTRIR, encoded by the coding sequence ATGGCTGAAAGTCGTTCTGAAACAACGATTTTCGACGCCGGGGGTGCTATCGGCCTGGACTACGCGAAGGTGGACTGGACGGCCACCCCGCTGGGGCAACCGCAGACGTGGCCGCAGAGTCTGCAGACCGCCGTCAGCATCTTGCTGTCATCGCGGTTCCCGATGTGGATGGGGTGGGGGCCGGAACTCACCTTCTTCTGCAACGACGCGTACCGTCGCGATTCGCTCGGGCGCAAGTATCCGTGGGCGCTGGGCCGGCCGGCCTCTGAGGTGTGGGCCGAGATCTGGGCCGACGTCGTCCCCCGCGTCGAACAGGTTCTGTCCAGCGAAGAGTCCACCTGGGACACCGAGTTGCTGCTGTTCGTCGAGCGGTCCGGCTACACCGAGGAGTCCTACCACACGTTCAGCTACAGTCCGCTGCACGACGATTCCGGTGATGTGGTGGGGTTGCTGTGCGTGGTCAGCGAGGACACCGTGCAGGTGATCGGTGAGCGCCGGATGGCCACCCTGCGCGATCTGGGTTCGGACCCGAGTGTGGTGCGCACCGAGAACGAGATCATGGCGTTCGCCGACCGGCAGCTGTCGCAGAATCTGCGCGACCTGCCGTTCACGCTGACCTACCTCTACGCCGAGGATGGTTCCGCCCGGCTGGCCGGGCGCAGCGGGGTGCCCGACGGTCATCCGATCGCAGTCGCCGAACTGGCCCGCGACGGCGACAACCTGTGGCCGACCGCCGGGGCCGCGGCGGGCGAGTCGGTTCTCGTCGAGCTCACCGCCGACCGGTACCCGGATCTGCCGACCGGCGACTGGCGCAAACCGCCCAGCCGGGCGCTGGTGGTACCGCTTCTGCAACAGGGTGATTCGCCCGTCGGTTTTCTGGTTGCCGGCTTGAACCGCTACCGGCTGCTTGACGATGCCTACCGCGGCTTCGTCACCCTGGTCGCCGGTCACATCGCGGCCGGCATCGGGTTGGCCCGCAGTTACCGCAGCCAGCAGCGCCGGGCCGAGGAACTGGCCGAGCTGGACCGGGCCAAGACCACGTTCTTCTCCAACATCAGCCACGAGTTCCGCACCCCGCTGACGTTGATTCTCGATCCGGTCGCTGAACTGCGTCGAGCCCAGGATCTCGACCAGGGTGTGCGGCAGGAACTCGATGTCGTGTGGCGCAACGGATTACGCTTGACCAAACTGGTCAACACGCTGCTGGACTTCTCGCGCATCGAAGCCGGCCGCACCCAAGCCAACTACGCGCCGGTCGACCTCGCCACCATGACCGCCGAACTGGCCGGTGTGTTCCGCTCCGCGGTGGAACGTGCCGGCCTGGCCCTCGACGTGGACTGCCCGCCGCTGGGCGAACCGGTGTACGTCGACCGCGACATGTGGGAGAAGGTCGTCTTCAACCTGCTGTCGAACGCGTTGAAGTTCACCTTCGACGGCTCGATCAGTGTGCGTGTCCGCCGCGCGGGCGACGCGGCCGTGGTCGTGGTGTCCGACACCGGTACCGGCGTGCCCGCCGCCGAGATGCCCCGGCTGTTCGAGCGTTTCCACCGGATCGAGAACGCGCAGGCCCGCTCGCACGAGGGCAGCGGGATCGGCCTGGCCCTGGTCAAGGAACTGGTGGAACTGCACGGCGGCACCATAGTCGCCCACAGCGCTGAATCCGCCGGCACCACCTTCACCATCCGTATTCCGTTCGGCACCGCCCATCTTCCCGACAATGCGATCGCGGCCGCAGTCGGGCGGCGGGGCGCCGGTGTCGGCGCGGACGCCTACGTCGAGGAGGCGCTGCGGTGGCTGCCCTCCGGAGTCGGCCCACCCGACCCCGCCACCGAGGTGCCGGCGCCGGAGGACACCGCCGTCGGGTCGGCGGCAAACAACAATGACGATGGCCAACCGACGCGGATTCTGATCGCCGACGACAACGCCGACATGCGCGGCTACCTGACGCGGCTGTTGCGTTCGGACGGCTACCAGGTCGACGCCGTCCTCGACGGTCAACAGGCGCTCGACGCCGTGCGCACGAACGCGCCTGATCTGGTGATCAGCGACGTGATGATGCCGCGGGTGGACGGCCTGGCGTTGGTGGCCGCGTTGCGCGCGGACCGGCGCACCGCCGCGGTGCCGATCCTGCTGCTCTCCGCACGCGCCGGGCAGGAGGCCTCGATCAGCGGCTTGGAGGCCGGGGCCGACGACTACGTGGTCAAACCCTTCGCGGCGGCCGAACTGCTGGCGCGGGTGCGGGCCAACGTCGATCTGGCCCGGTTGCGTGATCACCACGCGCGCTGGCGCACGGCGCTGGTGGATTCGCTGCAGGAGGCGTTCTTCGTCGTGGACACCGACGGCGCGGTCATCGAGATCAACAATGCGTTCGGCCACATCCTGGGTTATGACGCATCGGGGCTGCCGTACCGTCCGGAATACCCGTGGTGGCCGTCGATCGACACTGACCCCGAGGCGCACCAACGGGTCGCCGAGACGCTGCGCAGTATGCAGGAGTTGCCGCACGGCACGGTCTCGGCGGTACCGGTCAACCACCGCGACGGCCACCGACTCTGGGTCGCCACGACTTTCACTCGGGCGCACGATCCCAACACCGGTCGCACGGTGGTGGTGGGAACCATGCGCGACGTCACCGCCGAGCACTACCTGGTGCAGCGCGAGACGGCGCTCTCATCACTGAATCAGGCCCTGGCTCAGGCGGATACGCTCGACGAAGCCGTCCGTGCCGCTGCCCGGGAACTGCAGCAGGTATGGCAGGCGCGCCGGGTCCTCGCCATCACGCTGCCCGCCGCCGGCAGCCGAGAGGACGATGACTCGGCTCCTCCCCTGATCTGCGTCGGGGCGCCAGCGCAATGGGACGGGTTGTCCGAGCAGACCCGGCAGACCGTCATCGCGCTGCGCGACGGCGAACTGCTTGCCCCCGAGATCGCTCACGCCGGATCAGCCGGTGTGGCGCTGCAGCATCCTCGAGGTGTCCTCGTGCTCTACGTCGAGTTGGCAGAGCAGCGGCGGTTCACCGACGAGGACCACACGTTGCTGACGGTGCTTGCCGGTCGGCTCGGCCAGGGCCTGCACCGGGTGCACCAGATCGACCAGCAGCGCGAGACGGCGCTGGCGCTCCAGCACGCGATCCTCGGGCCGGCAGTGTCGAGCGGCTTTGCGGTGCGCTATCAGCCGGCCACCCGGCCGCTCGAGGTCGGAGGCGACTGGTATGACGTCGTTCCTCTCGACGACGGCCGGATCGCCGTGGTCGTCGGAGACTGTGTCGGACACGGGCTGGACGCGGCGACGGTGATGGGCCAGCTGCGCAGCGCCTGTCGCGCACTGCTTCTCGAGCATCCCAGCCCGGCGCGAGCGCTGGCGGGGCTGGACCGCTTCGCGGCCCGACTGCCCGGGGCACGGTGCACCACGGCGTTCGCCGGGGTGCTCGACCCCTCGACCGGTGACCTGGTCTACTCCTGTGCCGGGCACCCTCCGCCGATCCTGGTCGGTGCCGACCGGTCCACCAGCCTGCTCGACCAGGCCCGTGCGACGCCGTTGGGATTGACGTACGCGCCCGAGCGGCCAGAGGCGCGCACCACGATGCCGGCGCGGTCGACGCTGCTGCTCTACACCGACGGACTGGTCGAGCGTCGGCGCGAATCGATCGACGCCGGTATCGCGCGCGCCACCGACGTGGTGCAGGCCCATCGGTCCACCGCGCTCAACGAGCTGGCCGACATCATCATGGCGCGGTTGGCGTCGCAGGACGGCTACCGCGACGACGTCGCGCTCCTGCTCTACCGCCAGCCCGGACCGCTGGAGCTGGACATACCGGCGCACGTTGCGGAGCTGGCGTCCAGCCGGGCCGCGTTGCGGGAGTGGCTGGACCGCGCCGGCGTCGGGACCGAGCAGTCGCTGGATGTCCTGATCGCGGTGGGGGAGGCGGTGGCCAACGCCATCGAGCACGGTCATCGCGACTCGCCGGGCGGCGCCGTGCGGCTGCGAGCGGTCGCACTGGCCGACCAGTTGCATCTGACCGTCGCCGACACCGGCCGCTGGAAGGTGCCCGCGGCGGTGCCGTCGGCACATCGCGGCCGGGGCATCTCGTTGATGCGTGCGCTGATGCAGGAGGTCACCATCGACGCCCAGTCCGCGGGGACCACGGTCCAGATGCACACGAGGATTCGGTGA
- a CDS encoding STAS domain-containing protein, giving the protein MGPLDVRSEDAGGAILVSVKGEIDSGTIEVLHPVLDDGIGRALEAAARVVVIDLGDVTYFGSAGLNAVLGCFERGVEAGVAVRVVATNTEVTRPLEITKLDRVLRPYRSVAAALSDDRAPE; this is encoded by the coding sequence GTGGGTCCGTTAGATGTGCGGTCCGAGGACGCCGGCGGGGCGATCCTGGTGTCGGTCAAGGGGGAGATCGACTCGGGCACAATCGAAGTTCTGCATCCGGTGCTCGACGACGGGATCGGTCGGGCGCTCGAGGCTGCGGCGCGGGTGGTCGTGATCGATCTCGGCGACGTCACCTACTTCGGCAGCGCTGGGCTCAACGCGGTGCTGGGTTGTTTCGAACGGGGTGTCGAGGCGGGCGTGGCAGTGCGCGTGGTCGCCACAAACACCGAGGTCACCCGGCCGCTCGAGATCACCAAGCTGGATCGCGTGTTGCGGCCGTACCGATCGGTGGCGGCCGCGCTGTCCGACGATCGCGCCCCGGAGTGA
- a CDS encoding PAS and ANTAR domain-containing protein → MADPARTAPPGRGTGVTRDLRAGEFRFWFVGQRWEWSDEVALMHGYQPGTVTPTTELLLAHKHPDDRQHVQELLDRALHAGGSFSSRHRFIDTEGREHSVLVLADRMYDNRGAVIGTEGYYIDLTDTLAQARRAALDESLPDLFEARAAIEQAKGALMLVYRVDAEQAFKILQWRSQETNIKLRTLATQLVADLGAVEVNTGALRHEFDHILLTVHQRVGTAAGSN, encoded by the coding sequence GAGTTCCGCTTCTGGTTCGTGGGCCAGCGGTGGGAGTGGTCCGACGAGGTGGCCCTGATGCACGGCTACCAGCCGGGAACGGTCACCCCGACCACCGAGTTGTTGCTGGCCCACAAGCACCCCGACGATCGGCAGCACGTGCAGGAGCTACTCGATCGGGCGCTGCACGCCGGCGGCTCGTTCTCCAGCCGGCACCGCTTCATCGACACCGAGGGCCGCGAGCATTCGGTGCTGGTGCTCGCCGACCGGATGTACGACAACCGCGGCGCGGTGATCGGGACCGAGGGTTATTACATCGATCTCACCGACACCCTGGCTCAGGCCCGGCGCGCAGCGCTCGACGAGTCACTGCCGGATCTGTTCGAGGCCCGGGCCGCGATCGAGCAGGCGAAGGGCGCGTTGATGCTGGTGTACCGCGTCGATGCCGAACAGGCGTTCAAGATCCTGCAGTGGCGTTCGCAGGAGACCAACATCAAGTTGCGTACGCTGGCGACGCAACTGGTCGCCGACCTCGGCGCCGTGGAGGTCAACACGGGGGCGCTGCGCCACGAGTTCGACCATATTCTGCTGACCGTCCATCAACGGGTCGGTACGGCCGCGGGCAGTAACTAG